The nucleotide window CCCACCGGGACGGCGTCCTCGGCTTCGCCTGCGACCTCGCGGCCAACATCCGGGCCGGCGACGAGAAGTACCTCGCGGTGCTCCGGCAGGCCGACGCGTATGTCCGGCGCAACGGCCTCGACCTCCCCGAGGAGCCGGAGGCGCACCGCCTCGGCCCGCTGCCGGAGTCGGCCACCGCGCCCCGCCTCGAACTCGACCTCGCCGAGGCCGGCGTCTCCACGATCGTCTGGGCCACCGGCTACTCCGCCGACTACGGCTGGCTGGAGGCCGACACCTTCGACGAGCGAGGCCGCCCGGTGCACAAGCGCGGTATCGCCGCTGAAGAGGGCGTCTACTTCCTCGGCCTCCCCTGGCTCTCCCGTCGCGGATCGAGCTTCATCTGGGGCGTCTGGCACGATGCCCGGCACATCGCCGACCACATCGCCACCCGGCGTTCCTACCTCGCCTTCGACGGCGCCGACCGGACCGCCCCGGCGCCGGCCGACGACGCACAGCACTGACCCCATCCACGAGGAGAGCGGACCATGAGCACAGACCCGATCACCGCCGGCGGCCACACCAGGATCAGGCCGTTCAACACCCGGGACACCTACCCGGAACAGAACCTCGACAACGACCTGTGCCAGGCCGTGGTCGCCGGGAACACGGTCTACGTCCGGGGCCAGATCGGGCAGAACCTGGACACCAGTGAGTCGGTCGGCATCGGCGACCCGGAGGCCCAGGCCGAGCAGGCGATGGCCAATATCGCCATGCTGCTGGAAGAGGCCGGCGCCAGGATGGAGCACCTGGTCAAGCTGACCGTCTACCTGGTCGACCCGCGCTACCGCGAGGCCGTCTACCGCACCGTCGGCCGCTGGACCAAGGGCGTCCACCCGATCTCGACCGGGCTGGTGGTCTCCGCCCT belongs to Phaeacidiphilus oryzae TH49 and includes:
- a CDS encoding RidA family protein, producing the protein MSTDPITAGGHTRIRPFNTRDTYPEQNLDNDLCQAVVAGNTVYVRGQIGQNLDTSESVGIGDPEAQAEQAMANIAMLLEEAGARMEHLVKLTVYLVDPRYREAVYRTVGRWTKGVHPISTGLVVSALARPEWLCEIDAVAVIPGEAR